TTTCATTtcataaggaacataagaacagccctgctggatcaggcccaaggaggcccatctagtccagcatcctgtttctcacagtggcccaccagatgttgctggaagccacaggtaggagttgagggcatgccctctctcctgctgtgactcccctgcaactggtgctcagaggcatcctgtctttgaggctggaggtggtctatagccctccgactagtagccattgatagacttctcctccatgaagttatccaaaccctccttaaagccatccaggttgttggctgtcaccacatcttgtggcagagaattccacaagtggattatgcaagttttgtgaaaaagtacttctgtttgttggtcctagattttccagcaatcaatttcattggatgacccctggttctggtgttatgtgagagggagaagaattcctctctctccactttctccacaccatgcatgattttatagacctctatcatgtctccccgcatgaGAAGCGTGTTGCAGGGTCTATAGGctacccccagcctcagaggtaggatgcctctaaatatcaggtgcagaggagcaagagcaggagataGGGTCACGccttcaccccttgcctgtgggctctcagaggcatctggtgggccactgggggaaacaggatgctggactagatgggcctccttgggcctgatccagcagggctgctcttatgttcttatgtgtgtttgattgattgattgattgattgattaagtgccatcaagtcagtgtcaactcttagcgaccacagagatagattctctccaggatgatctgtcttccacttggccttgaaggcctCTCCATGGTGCCTTCATGGCTGCCGTACGTGTGTTTGCCGCCGGCTTAATTTCTGGTTGGCTCCTTCCTCGCCAGGAACGACTACGCGAAGCTCATCCACCAAAGAACCAACACGACGGCTTTTGACTTAGTGCCTCAGGAGGGAGGGGCTGACGTGGCCGTCCGGGTGATGAAGCCCCTGGACGCCACGGAGCTCAGCTTGGAGACGGTCTACGAGAAGTTCCACCCCTCCGTGCAGACCTTCACGGACGTGATTGGCCACTACATCAGCGGGGAGCGGCCCAAAGGGATCCAGGAGACGGAGGCGATGCTGAAGGTGGGGACGGTGCTCACCGGGGTGGGGGAGCTGATCCTCGACAATGCCACTATCCGGATTCAGCCCCCCAAGCAGGGCATGCGGTATTACCTGAGTGCCTTGGATTTCGACGCCTTGCTGCAGAAGCAAGAATCCAGCGTCCGGCTCTGGAAGGTCCTGGTGCTCCTTTTCGGCTTCGCCACCTGCgccatcttcttcttcctcctccacaagCACTACCGCCACCACCGGGAGAAGCAGCGCCTGCGGCAGGTGCGGGAGATGATCGCGGCGGGCGGGGACGCCGTGCAGAACCCGTGCGTCGTCTGCCTGAGCAACAACCGCTCCTGCGTCTTCCTGGAGTGCGGCCACGTGTGCTCGTGCGACAAGTGTTACCAGGcgctcccgccgccgcctcggtgCCCCATCTGCCGGCGAGAGATCACGAGAGTCGTGCCTCTGTATAACAGCTGAATCTCGGCGCCGTCTTTCTCGGTGGCCCCCCGGAAGCCGGCTTTCCGAATTTCgctgcgagggagggagggagtggagaTGTGTGTAGCGGGCATTGTTTAGCATTCAGCGGCTGGAGCGCTTCGCACAATCGCGGGCGGCGGCGAACCGTGCGGCTTCAAGATCGGACCCGTCGGATGCTCGCTTCGATTCGTGAGCGGCGATTCGTGAGCTCTGTCGCTTGGGCGGACGCGATGCCAAAACGAAGTTTCTTCTCAGCTTGAGAATCCATGGATTCACAACTGTGTGTGcccaacagggctgcacagctgggCCCTCCAGCCGCttttggactacggctcccatcatccccggccacagcggttaatagccagggatgatgggagttgtagtccaacatctgcaggaggcccaaagttgTGCACAGCCCTGGTCTAACCCGTCCTCCCCCACTTCCGGCTGCCCATATCAGAATGAACAGGATCATGGTTTTTTgagcttttctgtttctttggaaTCACTTCTCGCCGGCCCCAACTGCCTCCCTCAACTGGAAACTTCACATTCTGTCTGCAGAATAAACGAGGCCTGTGTCTGTTGGTTTTGCTTTCGCCTTCCTGGGTTCAAATCAtttggagagctggccttgtggtagcaagcatggcttgtccccttcgctaagcagggtctgccctggttgcatatgaaagggagactagaagtgtgagcagtgtttgatcttccccttaggggatggagctgctctgggaagagcatctctgttccaagttccctccctggcagcatctccaagatagggctgagagagattcctgcctgca
The genomic region above belongs to Hemicordylus capensis ecotype Gifberg chromosome 16, rHemCap1.1.pri, whole genome shotgun sequence and contains:
- the MUL1 gene encoding mitochondrial ubiquitin ligase activator of NFKB 1, coding for MDAAGRPSTGQVILLATSSAVTAILYAIYRQKSKAVHSLKGAKKVTLDQDLRNMLMEAPGRCVPYAVIEGVVRSIKETLNSQFVENCKGVVQRLTLQEHKMVWNRTTHLWNDYAKLIHQRTNTTAFDLVPQEGGADVAVRVMKPLDATELSLETVYEKFHPSVQTFTDVIGHYISGERPKGIQETEAMLKVGTVLTGVGELILDNATIRIQPPKQGMRYYLSALDFDALLQKQESSVRLWKVLVLLFGFATCAIFFFLLHKHYRHHREKQRLRQVREMIAAGGDAVQNPCVVCLSNNRSCVFLECGHVCSCDKCYQALPPPPRCPICRREITRVVPLYNS